One genomic segment of Vulpes vulpes isolate BD-2025 chromosome 2, VulVul3, whole genome shotgun sequence includes these proteins:
- the LYRM9 gene encoding LYR motif-containing protein 9 isoform X2: MAPLPGAELVQRPLQLSRYLLRCCRQLPTKGIQEHYKHAVRQSFRVHSDEDNPERIQQIIQRAIEDADWIMNKYKKQN; this comes from the exons ATGGCCCCACTCCCAGGAGCAGAGCTGGTCCAGAGGCCACTGCAGCTCTCCCGGTACCTGCTGCGCTGTTGCCGGCAGCTGCCAACCAAGGGCATCCAGGAGCATTACAAGCATGCTGTCAGGCAG AGTTTCCGGGTTCATTCAGATGAAGACAATCCTGAGAGAATCCAGCAGATTATTCAAAGAGCCATAGAAGATGCAGACTGGATCATGAACAAA tataaaaaacaaaactga
- the LYRM9 gene encoding LYR motif-containing protein 9 isoform X1, whose product MAPLPGAELVQRPLQLSRYLLRCCRQLPTKGIQEHYKHAVRQSFRVHSDEDNPERIQQIIQRAIEDADWIMNKIPFPLKKKGGPSAS is encoded by the exons ATGGCCCCACTCCCAGGAGCAGAGCTGGTCCAGAGGCCACTGCAGCTCTCCCGGTACCTGCTGCGCTGTTGCCGGCAGCTGCCAACCAAGGGCATCCAGGAGCATTACAAGCATGCTGTCAGGCAG AGTTTCCGGGTTCATTCAGATGAAGACAATCCTGAGAGAATCCAGCAGATTATTCAAAGAGCCATAGAAGATGCAGACTGGATCATGAACAAA ATTCCTTTTCCATTAAAGAAGAAAGGGGGTCCCAGTGCCAGCTAG